The Vicia villosa cultivar HV-30 ecotype Madison, WI unplaced genomic scaffold, Vvil1.0 ctg.000316F_1_1_1, whole genome shotgun sequence genome contains a region encoding:
- the LOC131626627 gene encoding putative defensin-like protein 180 — MKNQISTPFYFSFILVLIVAVQWTQVEGECTNIVGPCERCSFVCDAFAAGSKVLGHDCSFNNLCTCTFEEPAKGEPKCDIGLGLCTSDCGNDCCNKKCTSKYPSTGSGSCVNKYGVNYCSCTYKR; from the exons ATGAAGAACCAAATCTCCACACCATtctatttctctttcattttGGTTCTGATTGTTGCAG TACAATGGACACAGGTAGAAGGTGAATGCACAAATATCGTGGGTCCTTGTGAACGTTGTTCTTTTGTGTGTGACGCTTTTGCAGCAGGATCTAAGGTTTTAGGACATGATTGTAGCTTCAACAATTTATGCACTTGTACATTCGAAGAGCCAGCAAAAGGAGAACCTAAGTGTGATATTGGTCTTGGACTTTGCACAAGTGATTGTGGAAATGATTGTTGCAACAAAAAGTGCACTAGCAAATATCCTAGCACAGGCAGTGGAAGCTGTGTCAACAAATACGGTGTCAACTATTGTTCTTGTACCTATAAACGTTGA